The following proteins are co-located in the Bathymodiolus thermophilus thioautotrophic gill symbiont genome:
- the tsaD gene encoding tRNA (adenosine(37)-N6)-threonylcarbamoyltransferase complex transferase subunit TsaD, whose translation MIKFITLGIESSCDETGIGLYSQQHGLIAHQLFSQVEIHQEYGGVVPELASRDHIQRVLPLIKAVLKEAKIKLTDIDAIAYTAGPGLAGALLVGSAVAKSLAWSLKIPVLGVHHMEGHLLAPLLEETQPKFPFVALLVSGGHTMLVDVEAIGQYKILGESLDDAVGEAFDKTAKILGLGYPGGPALATLAEQGTEGTFTFPRPMIDRPGLEFSFSGLKTFARNTFAKHPNEKADIAKAFEVAATQTLMIKCRRALEQTGRTTLVVAGGVSANLSLRKELNHMGKKIGATVFYPRQEFCTDNGAMIALVGHFRLSCGQHDNHHEINIKPRWNLEELTHIEQIK comes from the coding sequence GTGATTAAATTTATTACATTAGGAATAGAAAGTTCTTGTGATGAAACAGGCATTGGCTTGTACTCACAACAACATGGATTGATTGCACATCAATTATTTTCTCAAGTTGAAATTCATCAAGAATATGGTGGCGTTGTGCCAGAATTGGCATCTCGTGACCATATACAGCGTGTTTTGCCACTTATTAAAGCCGTGCTTAAAGAGGCTAAAATAAAACTTACTGACATTGATGCCATTGCCTATACCGCTGGACCAGGTTTGGCAGGGGCGTTGTTGGTTGGCAGTGCGGTGGCAAAATCTTTGGCTTGGAGTCTCAAGATTCCCGTATTGGGCGTTCACCACATGGAAGGACACTTACTGGCACCACTCCTGGAAGAAACTCAGCCCAAATTCCCTTTTGTGGCGTTGTTGGTTTCTGGTGGACATACAATGCTAGTTGATGTTGAGGCAATCGGGCAATACAAAATTCTAGGCGAGTCTTTGGATGATGCAGTGGGCGAGGCATTTGATAAAACGGCTAAGATTTTAGGTTTGGGCTATCCGGGTGGCCCAGCATTAGCCACACTTGCCGAACAAGGCACCGAAGGGACTTTTACATTCCCTAGGCCAATGATTGATAGACCCGGACTGGAATTTAGTTTTAGCGGTTTAAAAACATTTGCACGCAACACTTTTGCTAAACACCCAAACGAAAAAGCAGACATTGCCAAAGCCTTTGAAGTGGCTGCCACACAAACGCTTATGATTAAATGCAGAAGGGCGCTAGAGCAAACAGGACGAACAACGCTTGTAGTGGCAGGGGGCGTTAGTGCGAATTTGTCCCTACGCAAAGAATTGAACCACATGGGTAAGAAAATAGGGGCCACTGTTTTTTATCCAAGGCAAGAATTTTGCACTGACAATGGGGCAATGATAGCCTTAGTTGGGCATTTTCGCCTTAGTTGTGGACAACATGACAACCATCATGAAATCAACATCAAGCCCAGGTGGAATTTAGAGGAGTTAACCCACATTGAGCAAATTAAGTAA